In candidate division Zixibacteria bacterium HGW-Zixibacteria-1, a single genomic region encodes these proteins:
- a CDS encoding anion transporter produces the protein MDILVLVIFCFVYLGMILGRIPGLALDRTGLALLGAIGLVIAGRVSLTHFAAAVDMPTIMLLFGLMVISAQFRLSGFYSHLIRHIAKTELSPPTLLALIIGAVGLLSAVLANDIVCLAVAPVLIEACDRRQLDPKPFLLALACAANVGSAATLIGNPQNILIGQILHLSFSGYLWDALIPSVLGLALVWLIINRFTAGKWHLVRKTRPVESPPHSNWQTSKGLIIVMILVVMFLASPWPREIIALAAAGILLCSRRMRSREMLGLVDWQLLVLFISLFVVNYAFSAAGYLDGLKNTLVSGGVNPDHPAALFGISVVLSNIVSNVPAVMLLLPTSHHLMAGSVLALSSTLAGNLFIVGSIANIIVIDQASRLGIHISWREHARIGIPVTLATLAVAGVWLWIRML, from the coding sequence TTGGACATTCTGGTTCTCGTCATTTTCTGTTTTGTCTATCTGGGGATGATTCTGGGAAGAATCCCCGGACTGGCGCTCGACCGCACGGGGCTGGCGCTTCTGGGCGCCATCGGCCTGGTTATCGCCGGAAGGGTCAGCCTGACTCATTTTGCCGCCGCCGTCGATATGCCGACCATCATGCTATTGTTCGGCCTGATGGTCATCTCGGCCCAATTCCGGTTGAGCGGCTTTTATTCACATCTAATCCGCCATATCGCCAAAACAGAACTATCCCCTCCGACACTTCTGGCTCTCATTATCGGCGCCGTCGGTCTTCTCTCGGCGGTTCTGGCTAATGATATCGTCTGTCTGGCGGTAGCGCCGGTGCTGATCGAGGCCTGCGATCGGCGGCAGCTCGATCCCAAACCATTTCTGTTGGCACTGGCCTGTGCCGCCAATGTCGGCTCGGCCGCGACCTTGATCGGCAATCCACAGAACATTCTTATCGGGCAGATACTGCATCTGTCTTTTTCAGGCTATTTGTGGGATGCGTTAATTCCTTCGGTGCTCGGGCTGGCGCTAGTCTGGCTTATAATCAATCGCTTTACCGCCGGGAAATGGCATCTGGTAAGAAAAACCCGGCCGGTCGAATCGCCGCCGCATAGTAACTGGCAGACTTCCAAAGGGTTGATAATTGTTATGATTCTGGTGGTCATGTTTCTGGCATCACCATGGCCGCGCGAAATTATTGCCCTGGCCGCCGCGGGAATTCTTCTATGCTCGCGCCGCATGCGTTCGCGCGAGATGCTCGGTCTGGTTGACTGGCAGTTGCTGGTGCTGTTTATATCCCTGTTTGTGGTGAATTATGCTTTCAGCGCCGCGGGTTACCTCGACGGTCTGAAAAATACTCTTGTATCGGGCGGGGTCAATCCCGACCATCCGGCTGCCCTTTTCGGAATAAGCGTAGTCCTTTCCAACATCGTTTCCAATGTTCCGGCCGTCATGCTGTTACTGCCGACATCCCATCACCTGATGGCTGGATCGGTCCTGGCGCTGTCATCGACTCTGGCCGGCAACCTTTTCATTGTCGGCTCGATTGCCAACATAATCGTGATTGATCAGGCTTCCCGGCTCGGTATCCACATAAGCTGGCGCGAGCACGCGCGAATCGGCATCCCGGTCACTCTGGCCACCCTGGCCGTGGCCGGAGTCTGGCTCTGGATAAGAATGTTATGA